The region CTTGCACCATGACCATAAGCATTGTCTTTTAATACAACTATTACTTTCTCTTTGCCACCAGCTTTAGCACAAATTTGAGTGAGGTTATGAATATATGAAGCTTTATTCAGGCGTATTTCAGACATTAAAATTCACATTAAAAGCAGTATAAACATCCGGTAAAAGTTTTCTTACGTTGTAATCAAATGCATAAAATTTAGCGTAAATTTCTTTCAGATCAGCCTCTTTTACTTTGCTAAAATCAAAAACATCAGTACCATTTTTCTTTGGAACTTGGCGGTCAAGCTCAGCAAAAAAAGCAGCTCTTGCCTCTAAAATTTTTTCGATTTTTTCTTTTACTTCTTGAGATTTTTCCACTTTTACTCCTCTATAAAAATTTTCATATCATCGTTATAAAGCTTCACATAAAGCGTCTTTTGACCAGCAAATTTATGTGTATCTGAAACATAATCCTCATAAAAACTCACACGAAAAAGCCTATCGTTTTTAAGATTTGGATAAGGCGTGATGAGAAAATTTGAAAAACTAATGCGTTTTTTCTCT is a window of Campylobacter concisus DNA encoding:
- the cmeU gene encoding CmeU family protein, whose amino-acid sequence is MEKSQEVKEKIEKILEARAAFFAELDRQVPKKNGTDVFDFSKVKEADLKEIYAKFYAFDYNVRKLLPDVYTAFNVNFNV